DNA from Clarias gariepinus isolate MV-2021 ecotype Netherlands chromosome 8, CGAR_prim_01v2, whole genome shotgun sequence:
CACCTGCATTTTTCAAACCTCAGTCGTGACTGTATAAAGTGTACTGTCTTTTttgagtgttgtttttttttttgcaaccctCCCATACAAGCCATATTTGTGGAGAATTTGTGATATTGTTGTCACATGCGCACATTGACCATTTTTTGTCATAAATTCCTGCAACTGCTTGAGAGTTGCTGTAGGCCTCTTGGTAGCCTCTCTGACCAGTTTCCTCCTGGCTCTTTTATCCAGTTTGGATGAACATCCTAACCTAGGCATGGCCACTGCTGTACCAGATACTCAATCTctcttactcattgtctataccgctttatcctgtattcagggttgcgggggacCAGGAGCCTATTcctggaggcttagggcataaggcggggtacaccctggacagggtgcaaatccattaggggacacacacatacactcactcactcactacgggtagtttgggaatgccaattcgCCTAATccgcaggtctttggactgtggaaggaaaccggggtacccagaggaaacccaccaagcacggggagaacatgcaaactccatgcatacagagacaggaatcgagcctagctgggaatcgaacccgcacTCTTTTTGTATCTCCTGACTTATGCCTGTGCACAACTTTATCCAGGAAATCTTTTGCCAGTGCATTGCTACCTTGCCAGTGCCTTGCCACCCATAGTGTTTTGTTTGCTCTAGTTGCACTGCAAAAGACTGAAATTTTCCAGCTTTTCATGCtgagctaataaaaaaaaaacacagctcatTACAGTTGAAAGTTAAGGTTTGTTAAAAGGTGGTTAGCTTCACCTGATTGAGTTTACAAGTCATTTTTTCAAGTCATCTTTCTGACATGCTTGTGTTATATCTTTCACTTGGATATTAAAATTTGCGCTGAGTAAATACAgatggataaaacaaaaaaatgtgtctgtctttcttttggCTGCAAAGCAATAAAATGTAGTTATTTTAAAGGGTGTTGATTCTTTTCTATACTCATAGTAAGACCAATGTAACTAACCAGAGAATGCAGGGAACTGTAGtccaaaaaaaggtaaaataagtCCAAACAAACTTATTTAAAGTAGAATTCAGCTGAATTCGGCATGGCAcgtaaagaaaaacataaagacAGAACCCCTTCTATGTAGCTGCTTCTGAAGCGTCTTTCATGGAAGCCATTTCACCATCCTCGGTCAGTTCCTCTGACGCTGAGGCTGTGATACAAGGCATGGTGTTAGTGGGGGCTTGGTGTGGATTGATGTGGGGACTAGACTCAAAAACTAGCACAAGGTTTGGCATAGCAGCCTCGTGCTGGAACTTGTCATGCTACAATTGGTACTGTATCTGACAAGATGGAACAAGAGTTTAAGCTAGAGTTTAAGGTGAGCACTGGGTCAGAATGTGACACGGCCCTGGGCCAGAGCTTGCAATGATACTTTGACTGAACTTGACATGGGTCTTGTGATTGAACCTGTCATGGCCGTTCATGAAGCTGGACCAGGAGTTGGCCTTGGTGATGTACAGGCACTTGATATGGGCTATGTCCTAGGACATGAATTGCTGCCCAGTGGGCCTTTAGTGACAGCTAAACAGGAACAGGGGCTGAAGCTTGGAACGGAAAAGCTGCATCGTGGCCTGAAGACAGGGACTTGACACCAACACCAGACAATGGTACCTGCACAACATCATCAAATATAGGGTTCTGAGCAAGCATGACATCATTAAACCTAGGGTGTTCACACAGCATTTTCAATTCTAGGCTGTAGAGAAAGCATGATGTTCTTAAAGCCAACCACTGGAGTCAGCAGCATGTTCTTTGCACCAAAGGGAATAGCTGGGCATCCCCAGCATCACTGGGGCTTTGAGCAGAGCTGAACCAAGCATGAGGCACAAAGCCTCCCTATTGGCCTTACCTTGGATACCATGGTGCTCTCAGCTTCTTGCAGTCAGCTTCTTGTGCAATATTTGAGTCTTCCATGTCGTTCAAATGTTATTTGAATTGCCACATTATGCTGAATTGCCAGGCAATAGCCCAGCATTTGGATTTACTTGCTCACCTCTATGTGACATGGATATCTTGTCAAATACAACTCCCTCCGACAAAATTTTACTGAAGAGCCTGTCCGCTGCTTCCAAAAGTGGCTCTTATGATTTGttgggaatttggaggccggcTGCAAGTGAAGACCTTCTGTtattaaacattctttaaactAAATACACATGAGCACATACAGGAAGTAAGCTACAAATGTGAACTAAATGCTAGTGGTCACACAAtcaaacatgtgaaaaacaaaatagtTATGAGGCAACCAAACAACAGGCCTAGAACTTAAATCACACACTTGTCAGGAAGTAAACCACAAATCAGGTGTGTGACAgctaaatgtgcaaaaaatctGATCAAAGCAAAAACAGGAAATGTGATTATAGAACAGgatgcaaacaaaataaaactgaattattaTTTGACATAACTAACCAGGGAATGATGGGAACTGAAGTCTCAAATCCAAACAACCCAGTGCCTGCAAAAGTGGAATTGTGACAAGCATGTCCAGTATATAGAGCAATTGCCTGTGCTTTACCATAATTTAAAGATAATCTATCAATTtggcttaaatttttttttcatttcctgtgaaaataaataaggcCAGCTTAAAACCCCATCCTGtcccatttttaaacaaaaagtacTGTGGCCCATTTATCTGAGCAAAAAGTAGCAGTTCAAGACACTGTTCTTACTTAACAACATTTGAAACTGTACCCAATGTACCTAGGAAGTCTAAATTCTTCTTTATCTTCTTTCttacttaattacaaaatatatagttaaaaacaaacagcaaatcTTAATTCCAATAATAATCACATTAataacacataataaaaaatgatagcACATATTATAAtagcaatatttatttatttgtttatttattttttgcgactgagaaaataaaaacagaacataTTTCATTGCTgtgatgcttttaaaaatagtttgctTTAAACTTATTAATGTTATAATGCATTCCaatcttaaaattaattaatcaatcgtATCTTCAGTGTGTTCCTGATAACATGTTTCTCTGCTAGAAGAGCAGCTATTGCCCAAGGCACAGCATATTCCAAGGTCACGAGTCCTACGAAATTATACCTAAAATGTGAGTAGTCCCAGGGACATGCCCCCAACAGGCTGAGCAAGACCCCCCAACTGAACTCCCACAGGTATATGGACATGGTGTAAACAGTCAACCGGAGCAGTAAGGAGAAGTGTCTCTGCTGTAGCCACGCACTCAACCCCTCCATGATGAAGATAGCCAAACTATAGATGATAAGCGACCACAAGCTGGTATAGCCAGGAAGCCTCTGGTCATGCGTGTAATACCAATTCCATGCAGCAGTAAAtgccacctcacacacacacccatgcagAGCATAGATGTAGAGACGGGTAAGGGGAGGGAGGGGTGACAGCATTGATTTGTCGTTAAAATAACCAGGGGCTGCCACATCAATGCCACGATCTGTTTCAGGAAGTAACAGAGGTGCAATGTTAGCTCTAATCAACTTATTCTCAGAAACATTATCTATTGATTAATTTGTTCTCTATTAACCAGTGGACAAATATTTAACattgaaagtcatcctacacagtagccacctccctcctctcttatttgagaggACTGATGGGACTACTTTATTTAAGAGGAGGGAGGggctactgtgtaagatgagaggaGGAAGGGAGgaaggaggaagagaggaagtcattttacacagtagccccctccgtcctcctctcctcttctgcgtttgcgcacaaacacatacacacctacactgtaaccctaatgctcaagtaattaaacatattgagtactgttcacttaaataattataattagtaCAAATTTAATAGACCTTGATAAGTATTTAGaacattttggtatttatgagtttgtagaaatgatacttttcaagttagctgaacaaatttgatattttaagtatcTGTAAGTACTTAAGTACCAGTAACTGTCAaagtggttcagtggtaggtgtttcgccatgtgaaaggcctgggttcgattcccaactcccaaaataggagggttgtatcaggaagggcatctggcataaaacctgtaccaagcttgtgtgcggaccagattgtctgctgtagcgaACCATTGCTGAGAGCAACCGGAAGACCgacaataatttatatatttatttaagttaggCTACTCAATATTGCAGGTAAAGAAcgattaatatgaatgagtacaacaaactcaaaaactccgTTTACctaaaactggaaacatcattacttaaaaacttgatgtaactgattacctcaaatttttttagttttaccaacttattcgggtttacagtgtacactaataaacacacacgcaaacacacacacacacacacacacgggaaaAACTACTCTATCAGgtttcttttcaaaggtaaagtgcaggttaatttgttctattttttctttatattttgtattaattatttttctatgaatattttggggttgtggaatgaatcatctgtgagttttcattatttctcatggagaaattcactttgatatatgaATGCTTTATTATACAAGCACGATTCTGGAAccaattatgctcacaatccaaggttcccatgtaaaaatgtttttatgtctTACATCCCAGtttttataatacaataaaactCTTTAGCGTGTGATCCATAGTTGTAGTCAGCGGTCATTAGGTTGGAGATGACTGCAATTGCTCTTAAACTCAGCTAGAGTATAAGTGATGGATTAAAACTTCATATGGTTTGCCTATAACATTCATaaaggcctccgagtggcgcagtggtaaagtgctcgccctatcatccagcgatcgctggttcgatccccgggtgatgctgttacctctcacagatggaggtctagagagctgattgggaaggataagaggtacttaatcacggctctacagccaatcaggggcttctgtgagctcgcgcacgtggaaggagcggatagtgctgtcctccgagtgtgttactctgcccctaacggtgtgtgagcaagcagttcgaaaagatgcagtcggctggcgtcacacagttcggaggaaacatgtgatagtcttcggccctcccgtcTGAATGGTAATGGTAGCCTTAATGtgagagccccctagtgacggggaggaattggccacgactaaattagggagaaaatcaggaaaaaatccccacaaaaaaaaacatttataaaaaatattacttttttcatttgtgtTATATGTGtgccaaatactgtatatctacacATATGTAATCTTGCTATTaaaaatttcatatttttcacaTTGAAATGAATACATTGAATTCAATACACTGAACCTGTCATGAAGCAGATCTGTCAAAGCTTTCCCAAGAGTGTGTAACTCAGGGGTTTCAATCATTTTAGCCACTCCAAATGGACATTAGGAACTTTagcatacatttacatattgTAGCATAAAAAATTTGTCATCACAGTTTGAAATAacttgtaaaaattattttacaactCCATTTGGACATTAAGCaatcctactgtatatatggtcTTGTGATCCCTTGTTTCCTAACCCCAAATGCGTCACAGTACCTTTCACTATTTGTTtgtaaattattgtaattaaacTGCTTTCTTTAACATTCGCCACTTGACACATTTTTAGGGATTCAGTTAAATGCATAGGTAACTGATATTACTCCTTATTCATAACCGCATGTTATGCGTCGCTCAGTATGCCTAATGCTTTAAATTCATTAGATTAAAAATTGAAAACATAAGTATTGTAAATTTAATCTAAATATATCTGGTACATAAATGTAGATACCACATAATattaacaaacaataaatatctatttatctatttatctatctatctatctatctatctatctatctatctatctatctatctaaattcGCATGGAACATCTAATATTTACTGTTACTTACTTTTAGCATGCTCTCTCCTTGGAAACAAAAGTTTGGATTCCATGTCTGTGTGAGAATCACTCATCAGCATGCCATAGCTTTCTACTTTATACCATTTTCCTGTTCGTCCCTGGTCTTTGGTTTGCCTAGGGTAAACATTAAGCCACAGTACACTAGTGACATCCCTGCCTTTGATTAAggagtttgtttaaaatggatAGTACAGAGACAAAACTCCCTGCCTAGGTCACATCTCTTCTTCTGTGTCTAGGATTCTGTGTCCAAAATGATATAACATAATGAATCGGGCATACTTAAAGAAAGTTtaatcttgttttttgtttgatgTCCAtagaagatttttatttttactaaaaatTATAATAGGTGGAGTGTGAATATTCTCTGCCTagccaaaaaggaaaaaaaatcacaaactcTGATATTTTGTTGCactcttttgctttgattatggcacAGATTAGCTGTGGAATTGTTTATATAGGCTAAGGCAAtgtaacaacatttatttctgtccttgcattcatttctctccaagatttTCTACTTATAATAGGAGAGTCTGACCAATGATTTTAATGTATTAACTACATTGTAGGACTTTCAGccatctccttagttgtttttttgcatgatgcaggccaataatttaacTCTTTGGAAACAGACTAACCACAGAATATTCCTTCTGACAtagttgtttaagaaataagaagctacttactgcatcagttaggaaCAAATAACTTGTTTCCAGCTGATACTTGTtgatcactgcagtaattatcctaTAGAAGGGCTCctaactatttgcttagttaaatccattttttaggCCAAGCATATAATAATATTCTATTTGTGTACAGTGATGTACTTCTCCTTTAActacaataaatgttttttatgactAGTGTAAATAACAGTGTCCTACTGACAATCTTTTAATGATTAACTCCTAAATTTACTACCTTTGATTGAGCTAACACAGCCTTCGTGAGATTATCTAAATGTGATAAATCAGGTAACCATTAAAGGATGTCAGTGACTTTAAAACAATTCAGAtgtacatttttccttttttccttcaatATGTAAAATCAcaagtgtatttttaaataaaatattaatacagaCCTAATAAACCATATACACCTAAAGATGAATTATGATCTTAATGCAAAACAAATACACTCAAATGCAGT
Protein-coding regions in this window:
- the LOC128529393 gene encoding LOW QUALITY PROTEIN: transmembrane protein 229B-like (The sequence of the model RefSeq protein was modified relative to this genomic sequence to represent the inferred CDS: deleted 2 bases in 1 codon); the encoded protein is MSLVYCGLMFTLGKPKTRDEQENGIVESYGMLMSDSHTDMESKLLFPRREHAKNRGIDVAAPGYFNDKSMLSPLPPLTRLYIYALHGCVCEVAFTAAWNWYYTHDQRLPGYTSLWSLIIYSLAIFIMEGLSAWLQQRHFSLLLRLTVYTMSIYLWEFSWGVLLSLLGACPWDYSHFRYNFVGLVTLEYAVPWAIAALLAEKHVIRNTLKIRLIN